A stretch of DNA from Candidatus Pseudomonas phytovorans:
ACGCCGCGCCGCAGTCACCGACATCGCCCGGACCCTGCGCAACATCCGCAGCGACTACGACAGCCTCGAACACCAGCTGGCCCTGTTCAACCGCGAGATCAACAAGCGCCAGGTCTCCAACCTGGAGAGCTTCCGCGTGGTACTGGCGCCGAACAAGGAAGCGCTCAAACACATCGACCAGATCATCCACAGCGCCGGCCAGTACGAAGAAGGCGAAACCCTTTCGGTGTTCGACCTGACCCAGAGCGCCGAGCAGGACAACAAGAACGAAGAGGCCAAGGAGTACCTGGCAAGGCTGGTGGCGGCCAACCACAACCAGCTGGGCCTGAAAGACCTGTTCGAGCTCGCGTTCGAGATCACCAAGGTAAACGGCCAGCCGATCATCCACGCCGACATCGACGGCGCGGCATCCAACGGCACCACCATGACCATCAAGGCGCTGACCAACATGTACTTGTTGCTGCACCTGATGGACCGCGACCTGGCCGGGCGCATCCGCCTGCCGTATTACCTGGACGAAGCAGCGGACATCGACGAACGCAACCAGGCCGCGTTGCTGGAAACCAGCTTGCAGCTGGGCTTTGTGCCGATTCTGGCGAGTGTGAAGCCACAGGTATCGGCGCACGTGGCGATCGACCTGGAAGGTGGCAGCGGGCCGAATGGCATCTACATCGACGAGGCGGACTGGAAGTTCATTAGCCGGCTGGATGAGGTGAAGGCGGTTGTGCGTGAGGATCAGGCTGAAGAGTTAGCCTGATATCGGTGTACTGGGGCCGCTTTGCGGCCCATTCGCGGGACAAGCCCGCTCCCACAGGCTCCTCGCAGACCTTGAGGCCTGTGTAGTACCTGTGGGAGCGGGCTTGTCCCGCGAATGGAGGCCGAAGGCCTCCCCCGCGATCTACCAGGCTATCAGTGAGCCCAAGGCAAGATCGGAATCGCGGTCACCGCATTCTGCGGGCTGCCCTCGACAATACGGTCGCTGTACACCAGATACACCAGCGTATTGCGCTTCTTGTCGAGGAACCTCACCACCTGCATGGTCTTGAACACCAGCGAGGTGCGTTCCTTGAACACTTCCTCGCCATCCTTCAGCTCGCCCTTGAAGTTGATCGGCCCGACCTGGCGGCAGGCAATCGACGCCTCTGCACGGTCTTCCGCCAACCCCAGGCCACCCTTCATGCCGCCCGTCTTGGCGCGTGACAGGTAGCAGGTCACACCCTCTACCTTGGGATCGTCAAACGCCTCTACAACGATGCGGTCGTTCGGCCCAAGGAACTTGAACACGGTGGACACCTGGCCGATTTCCTCAGCCCCGGCCACCATCGGCAGCGCGAATAACGCCAGGGCAAGCGCCCTCTTCAGCAGCTTCATACCAGCACCAGATTGTCGCGGTGTACCAGCTCAGGCTCAGCGCTGTAACCGAGAATCGACTCGATGGTATCAGACGACTGCCCCATGATTTTCTGCGCCTCCAGGGCGCTGTAGTTGGCCAGCCCGCGGGCCACTTCAACACCGTCCGGGCCAACGCACACCACCATTTCGCCACGGCGGAAGCTGCCCTGCACGGTCTTCACACCCACCGGCAACAGGCTCTTGTTGGCCTGGCGCAGTGCCTGCACGGCACCGGCATCCAGCACCAGGGTGCCACGGGTCTGCAGGTGGCCAGCCAGCCACTGCTTGCGCGCTGCGAGCATGCCGCGCTCGGGCGACAGCAAGGTCCCCAGGCGCTCGCCCGCCTTGAGGCGGTCCAGCACACGCTCGATACGGCCACCGATGATGATGGTGTGGGCACCGGAACGGGCGGCGAGGCGCGCAGCGCGCAACTTGGTCTGCATGCCGCCACGGCCCAGGGCACCACCGGTACCGCCGGCCACGGCATCCAGCGTCGGGTCGTCGGCACGGGCTTCGTAGATCAGCTGGGCTTCGGGGTTGTTGCGCGGGTCGGCGTCGAACATGCCATCGCGGTCGGTGAGGATTACCAGCAGGTCGGCCTCGACCAGGTTGGCCACCAGCGCCGCCAGGGTGTCGTTGTCGCCGAAGCGGATTTCGTCGGTGACCACGGTGTCGTTTTCGTTGATCACCGGCACCACGCCCAGGTCGACCAAGGTGCGCAAGGTGCTGCGGGCGTTCAGGTAACGCTTGCGGTCAGACAGGTCGTCATGGGTAAGCAGGATTTGCGCGGTGTGCTTGCCGTGCTCGCCGAAGCTCGACTCCCAGGCCTGCACAAGGCGCATCTGGCCGAGCGCGGCAGCCGCCTGCAGCTCGTTCATCGCGCTCGGTCGCGTGGTCCAGCCCAGCTGGCTCATGCCGGCCGCCACGGCCCCGGAGGAGACCAGTACCAACTCAACGCCCGCCTCACGCAGCGCGACCATCTGCTCGACCCAAACGGCCATGGCACCGCGGTCGAGGCCCTTGCCATCGGCGGTCAGCAGAGCACTGCCAATCTTCACGACCCAGCGCTTGGCGCCCGTCACCTTGCTTCGCATCTTCTTCCAACCTATGTCGAATCTGTAGATACCGTGGATACAAAAACGCCGCTCCAGAGAGCGGCGTTTAGTGTACTGCAACCGGTCAGTCGCGCACGTAAATGATTTCCGGGCCGTCTTCGTCGTCCTCGAAATCATCATCCCAACCGTCATCGTCACCGATGTCGTGCACGCTCTTGACGCCAGTACGGCGCAGGGTACGCGCGTCGTCCAGGGCCTGCAGCTGCGCACGGGCTTCGTCTTCGATGCGCTGGTCGAGGTCGGCCAGCTCTGCGGCGAAGGCTGGGTCGTTGGCCAGGCGGTCAGCGCGGTCTTCGAGGTAGCGCATCAGGTCGTGGCTGAGCTTGTCGGTACCCTGCTTGGAAATAGCCGAGATCACGTAGACCGGGCCTTCCCACTCCAGGCGATCAATCACCTCCTGAACACGCTCATCGCGCTCGTCGTCCATGACCATGTCCGACTTGTTCAGTACAAGCCAACGCTCACGCTCGGCCAGCGACGGGCTGAAGCGGGTCAGTTCGTTGACGATCACTTCGGCAGCATCGGCCGGGCTGCTTTCGTCCAGCGGCGCGATGTCGACAAGGTGCAGCAGCACACGGGTGCGCGCCAGGTGCTTGAGGAAGCGGATACCCAGGCCGGCACCGTCGGAAGCGCCTTCGATCAGGCCGGGGATGTCGGCAATGACGAAGCTCTTCCAGCGGTCGACGCTGACCACACCCAGGTTTGGCACCAGGGTGGTGAACGGGTAGTCGGCCACTTTCGGCTTGGCGGCCGAGACCGAGCGGATGAAGGTACTTTTGCCGGCGTTCGGCAGGCCCAGCAGGCCAACGTCGGCCAACACCTTCATTTCCATCTTCAGGTCGCGCTGGTCACCCAGCTTGCCTGGCGTGGTCTGGCGCGGTGCACGGTTGGTGCTGGACTTGAAACGGGTGTTGCCCAGGCCGTGCCAGCCGCCTTGGGCGACCATCAGCTTCTGGCCTGGGGTGACCAGGTCACCGATCACTTCCTGGGTGGAAGCATCGATCACGGTGGTGCCGACCGGCACGCGCAGGAACAGGTCTTCACCCTTCTTGCCGGTGCAGTCGGTGCTGCCACCATTGGAGCCGCGCTGGGCTTCGTGGTGACGGGTGTAGCGGTAGTCGACCAGGGTGTTCAGGTTTTCGTCGGCAACCATGTACACCGAGCCGCCGTCACCACCATCACCGCCGTTAGGGCCGCCGTTCTCGATGAACTTCTCGCGACGGAAGCTCATGCAACCGTTGCCGCCGTCACCGGCCTTGACCCGAATCGATACTTCGTCAACAAACTTCATTAAAACCGCCTCTCGCCAGTAGACGAGTTGAATGACTCAAAAACATGAGGCTCTTGCAAAAATGAGCGCGGCGGCCCCGTACGACCGTAGAAACCAACGCCGGCAACCCAGACAAACAGCTTTGCAAGAGGCTCACCACAAACGAAAAAGCCCCGTCGCATGACGGGGCTTCTGGAGCGACGTCGCGATTAAGCGGCGACGATGCTCACGTAACGGCGCATGAACTCGCCTTTCTTCTCGAACTTGATCACGCCTTCGATCTTGGCGAACAAGGTGTGATCCTTGCCCATGCCAACGCCGTAGCCAGCGTGGAATTCGGTGCCGCGCTGACGGACGATGATGTTGCCTGGTTTGATAACCTGGCCGCCATACATCTTCACGCCAAGGCGTTTAGATTCTGAGTCGCGACCGTTACGAGTACTACCACCAGCCTTCTTGTGAGCCATGGTTCAATTCTCCAAATAAATTCAGGGGATCTAGGGGATTAAGCCTGGATGCCGGTGATTTTGATCTCGGTGAACCACTGGCGGTGGCCCATACGCTTCATGTGGTGCTTACGACGACGGAACTTGATGATGCGAACCTTGTCGTGGCGGCCTTGCGAAACGACTTCGGCCACTACTTTAGCGCCAGCAACAACTGGAGCACCGATGGTGACTTCTTCACCGTTGGCGACCAGCAGAACGCGATCGAAGGTCACGGATTCGCCAGTGGCGACTTCCAGTTTTTCGATCTTGAGGAATTCACCTTCGGCGACTTTGTACTGCTTGCCGCCGGTAACGATTACTGCGTAAGACATGGTATTTCTCCGATAATCCTGCTCACCCAGCGCTTTATATGATGAGTATTGGCTGGCATGGCTGCACAGGGCTGGAACGGCCCAGCGCAATTGCGTAAGGCAGGTGCTGCCCAGGAAGTTAGGGTGCGCGATTGTACGCAACCGCGGTTTGGCTTGCAAGTACCGCCCCCGGCCTGCGGGCACCGCGCCTTGACACACCGGGACCTGCGACCTAGCATGCCGCGCAACCTCACTGGAGCAGCCGATGCAACCCCAAACCTTCTACCGCGCGGTGGCTGATGATTTCAGCGCCGTCGACGAGATCATCAAGAAGCAGCTGACCTCGCGCGTGCCGCTGGTATCGAAGATCGGCGACTATATCACGTCCGCCGGTGGCAAGCGCCTGCGCCCCCTGCTGGTACTGCTGTGTGGCAAGGCCCTGGGCCGCGAAGGCGACGACCTGCGTCTGCTGGCCGCCACCATCGAATTCCTGCACACCGCCACCCTGCTGCACGACGACGTGGTCGACATGTCCGGCATGCGCCGTGGCCGCTCCACCGCCAATGCCCTGTGGGGCAACGCGCCGAGTGTGCTGGTGGGCGACTTCCTTTATTCGCGCTCGTTCGAAATGATGGTCGAACTGGGCTCGATGCCGGTCATGCAGATCCTGTCCAAGGCCACCCGCGTGATTGCCGAGGGTGAAGTGCTGCAGTTGTCGCGGGTACGCGATGCCAGCACCACCGAGGAAATCTACATGGAGGTCATCCGCGGCAAGACCGCGATGCTGTTCGAGGCCTCGACCCACAGCGCCGCCGCACTGGCCGAAGCCACCGATGTGCAGCGCGAAGCCCTGCGCACCTTTGGTGACCACCTGGGCGTGGCCTTCCAGCTGGTCGACGACCTGCTGGACTACAAGGGCGACTCGCAGACCCTGGGCAAGAACGTCGGTGACGACCTGGCCGAAGGCAAGCCTACCCTGCCGCTGATCTACACCATGCGCGAAGGTACTGCCGAGCAGGCTGCGCTGGTACGTAAGGCAATCCAGAAGGGTGGCCTGGAAGACCTGGAGCAGATTCGCGTGGCAGTCGAAGAGTCCGGCGCGCTGCAGTACACCGCCGAGCTGGCGCGTGATTACGTGAAGCGTGCCATTGCCTGCCTGGAAGTGCTGCCTGCCAGCGAGTACCGGGATGCACTGGTTGAGCTGAGCGAGTTTGCTGTAGCCCGGACTCACTGATAGACCGAGTCGCATTCATTCGCGGGTAAACCCGCTCCCACAGGTACAACATAGGCCCAGAAGCCTGCGCTATCCCTGTGGGAGCGGGTTTACCCGCGAAGCTTTTGTCCGGACATAATCCCTTCTGCAGAAATACCTCTTACAATGCAGGCTTTCAACCGCCTGTCTGATTGTTTGAGGAACCGAAGTGAGCACTCTGCCACCCTGCCCGAAATGCACCTCCGAATACACCTATGAGGATGGCACTCAGCTGATTTGCCCTGAATGCGCCCACGAGTGGTCGACCAGTGGCGACGCCGAAGCGGCCAGCGACGAGGCAGTGAAGAAAGACTCGGTCGGCAACATCCTGCAGGACGGCGACACCGTCACCGTGATCAAGGACCTCAAGGTCAAAGGTTCGTCCCTGGTGGTCAAGGTCGGCACCAAGGTCAAGAACATCCGCCTGTGCGATGGCGACCACGATATCGACTGCAAGATCGATGGCATCGGCGCCATGAAACTGAAGTCCGAGTTCGTTCGCAAAGTCTGATTACACAAAAAATTGCCAACTGGCGCTTGCTATTTTGATAATAAGAATTATTCTCATTGGAACTGGTATCCAAGGAGAATAGCCATGACTTATCTGATTGACGCCTGGCTTGACCGCCCTCACCCCTACCTGCGCATTCTTCATCGCGAAACCGGCGAAGTGTGCGCGGTGCTTGAAGAAGAAGCCCTCGACGAACTGCGTGACCAGGGCGACCTGGACATGAGCGGGCTGAATTCGAGTGAACCGGGAGTGCTCAAGGAGCTGGTGCGAAACCTGTTTCTGTTCTGCTATGCGCGGGCATTGCGCCCGATGGGAACAGGCTGGAATTGAGGCCAGCAGGGCCGGCCTCTTCGCCGGCATGCCAGCTCCCACAAGTACAACACAAAGCTCGAAAGCTATGGGGTCCCTGTGGGAGCTGGCTTGCCGGCGAATGGGCCGCAAAGCGGCCCCGGCAGTATTACAGAACGTCGAGCAGCTCGACGTCGAACACCAGCACGCTGTGCGGCGGGATGCTGCCAACGCCTTGGGCGCCGTAAGCCAGCTCGCTCGGCACGTACAGGCGCCATTTGCTGCCGGCATTCATCAGCTGCAGGGCTTCGGTCCAGCCAGCAATCACGCCACCGACCGGGAACTCAGCCGGCTGGCCACGCTCGTAGGAGCTGTCGAACACAGTGCCGTCGATCAGGGTGCCGTGATAGTGCGTACGCACGTTGTCTTCACGGGTAGGCTTGGCGCCTTCACCGGCGGTCAGTACTTCAAACTGCAGGCCCGAAGCCAGGGTGGTGATGCCTTCGCGCTTGGCGTTTTCTGCCAGGAACTCCAGGCCAGCACCTGCGGCGGCTTCGGCCTTGGCAGCAGCTTCGGCTTGCATGATGTCGCGGATCACCTTGAAGCTGGCCGACAGGTCGGCTTCGCTGACGCGGCTGTCGACGCCGTTGAAGGCATCGGTCAGGCCGGCCAGGATGGCTTCCAGGCTAACGCCCGGTGGCGGGTTGTCGCGCAGCTGGCCGCCCAGCTGACGGCCGATACCGTAGCTGACGCGCGTTTCGTCGGTAGACAGATTGAGTTCGGACATTGTCGTGCTCCACTGCAGGGCGCAGTGAAGCCGCGCCCTTGATGAAAAGGGCGAGCAGCCTAGCACACTGGAAAGCTGCGAGCAGCTACCAGGCCGAACGCGGGGAGATCGGCACCTTGAGGTCTTCTTCCGGGTGCGAACCCATGCCGCACATCTCGTCTTGCACCGACCAGTGCACCAGGTTCATCGAGACCATGGGGATGGTTTGCAGCAACTTGCGGGCGTCCTCCACCGAGTGCACGCGCAAGCGCTCGCCACGGATGTCTGACAGCGGGTGGGCGCGGCCTTTGAGCCGGGCTTCAATAAGATAATCGCCGCCTTCGATGGCGATCAGGTTCACTTCGTCGACATGGCCAGCCCTGGCCTCAACGTTAAGCTCTTGCAGGTTCATGTAAGTACCTCGCAATGAGAACCACGCATAAAGCTCATTTTTTGTACAGGCCGGCCGAAAGCACAAGCCAGAAACGACACCGCCCGTCCGTTTTGCAACAGACGGGCGGAGCGGGCAAGAACCGGACTCAGTGCTTGGTCAGCTTGTCCAGGTAGCCCATGCAGAACGCCGAGACCACAAAGGTCATGTGGATGATCACATACCACATCAGGTAGTCAGTGGAGATGTTCTGGGCATCCATGAACACCCGCAGCAGGTGGATGGACGAAATCGCCACAATCGACGCAGCAACCTTCATCTTCAGCGACGAAGAGTCCATCTTGCCCAGCCAGCTGAGCTTTTCCTTGCTGTCGTCGATATCCAGTTGCGAGACGAAGTTCTCGTAGCCGGAGATCATCACCATCACCAGCAGGCCGCCCACCAGCGACATGTCGATCAGCGACAGGATTACCAGGATCAGGTCGGCTTCGCTCAAGGCGAACACGTTGGGCAGGACGTGAACCACTTCCTGGAAGAATTTCAGCGCCAGCGCCAGCAGGCCAAGGGACAAGCCGAAGTAGATGGGTGCGAGCAGCCAGCGCGAGGCATACATCGCGTTTTCGAGAATACGTTCCATGAAGTTCAGGACTCATCAGGTGACTAAAAAACGACGGCGAGTATAGCCAGCCACCTGTTACAGCAAAAGCCCGGGGCCGCTTTGCGGCCCCGGCAATCTTTCAGGTCTCAGGATGAAACTGGTAATCCCCCAGGTTCCGACACCGCTCGCCATTGATCTTTCGCAGCTGCGCCTGCAGGTGCAGGCACCAGATCTGCGGGTCTTCGGACACCTGGTACCCGTGCAATGTCAGGCTATCGACAATGGCATTGAGCACCGACTCCGCCACCATCGGCCCATGAAAAGGCCCCTGAGC
This window harbors:
- a CDS encoding CreA family protein, producing the protein MKLLKRALALALFALPMVAGAEEIGQVSTVFKFLGPNDRIVVEAFDDPKVEGVTCYLSRAKTGGMKGGLGLAEDRAEASIACRQVGPINFKGELKDGEEVFKERTSLVFKTMQVVRFLDKKRNTLVYLVYSDRIVEGSPQNAVTAIPILPWAH
- the proB gene encoding glutamate 5-kinase, which translates into the protein MRSKVTGAKRWVVKIGSALLTADGKGLDRGAMAVWVEQMVALREAGVELVLVSSGAVAAGMSQLGWTTRPSAMNELQAAAALGQMRLVQAWESSFGEHGKHTAQILLTHDDLSDRKRYLNARSTLRTLVDLGVVPVINENDTVVTDEIRFGDNDTLAALVANLVEADLLVILTDRDGMFDADPRNNPEAQLIYEARADDPTLDAVAGGTGGALGRGGMQTKLRAARLAARSGAHTIIIGGRIERVLDRLKAGERLGTLLSPERGMLAARKQWLAGHLQTRGTLVLDAGAVQALRQANKSLLPVGVKTVQGSFRRGEMVVCVGPDGVEVARGLANYSALEAQKIMGQSSDTIESILGYSAEPELVHRDNLVLV
- the cgtA gene encoding Obg family GTPase CgtA, whose protein sequence is MKFVDEVSIRVKAGDGGNGCMSFRREKFIENGGPNGGDGGDGGSVYMVADENLNTLVDYRYTRHHEAQRGSNGGSTDCTGKKGEDLFLRVPVGTTVIDASTQEVIGDLVTPGQKLMVAQGGWHGLGNTRFKSSTNRAPRQTTPGKLGDQRDLKMEMKVLADVGLLGLPNAGKSTFIRSVSAAKPKVADYPFTTLVPNLGVVSVDRWKSFVIADIPGLIEGASDGAGLGIRFLKHLARTRVLLHLVDIAPLDESSPADAAEVIVNELTRFSPSLAERERWLVLNKSDMVMDDERDERVQEVIDRLEWEGPVYVISAISKQGTDKLSHDLMRYLEDRADRLANDPAFAAELADLDQRIEDEARAQLQALDDARTLRRTGVKSVHDIGDDDGWDDDFEDDEDGPEIIYVRD
- the rpmA gene encoding 50S ribosomal protein L27: MAHKKAGGSTRNGRDSESKRLGVKMYGGQVIKPGNIIVRQRGTEFHAGYGVGMGKDHTLFAKIEGVIKFEKKGEFMRRYVSIVAA
- the rplU gene encoding 50S ribosomal protein L21, producing MSYAVIVTGGKQYKVAEGEFLKIEKLEVATGESVTFDRVLLVANGEEVTIGAPVVAGAKVVAEVVSQGRHDKVRIIKFRRRKHHMKRMGHRQWFTEIKITGIQA
- a CDS encoding polyprenyl synthetase family protein; its protein translation is MQPQTFYRAVADDFSAVDEIIKKQLTSRVPLVSKIGDYITSAGGKRLRPLLVLLCGKALGREGDDLRLLAATIEFLHTATLLHDDVVDMSGMRRGRSTANALWGNAPSVLVGDFLYSRSFEMMVELGSMPVMQILSKATRVIAEGEVLQLSRVRDASTTEEIYMEVIRGKTAMLFEASTHSAAALAEATDVQREALRTFGDHLGVAFQLVDDLLDYKGDSQTLGKNVGDDLAEGKPTLPLIYTMREGTAEQAALVRKAIQKGGLEDLEQIRVAVEESGALQYTAELARDYVKRAIACLEVLPASEYRDALVELSEFAVARTH
- a CDS encoding zinc ribbon domain-containing protein YjdM — protein: MSTLPPCPKCTSEYTYEDGTQLICPECAHEWSTSGDAEAASDEAVKKDSVGNILQDGDTVTVIKDLKVKGSSLVVKVGTKVKNIRLCDGDHDIDCKIDGIGAMKLKSEFVRKV
- a CDS encoding FKBP-type peptidyl-prolyl cis-trans isomerase, with the translated sequence MSELNLSTDETRVSYGIGRQLGGQLRDNPPPGVSLEAILAGLTDAFNGVDSRVSEADLSASFKVIRDIMQAEAAAKAEAAAGAGLEFLAENAKREGITTLASGLQFEVLTAGEGAKPTREDNVRTHYHGTLIDGTVFDSSYERGQPAEFPVGGVIAGWTEALQLMNAGSKWRLYVPSELAYGAQGVGSIPPHSVLVFDVELLDVL
- a CDS encoding DUF6482 family protein; amino-acid sequence: MNLQELNVEARAGHVDEVNLIAIEGGDYLIEARLKGRAHPLSDIRGERLRVHSVEDARKLLQTIPMVSMNLVHWSVQDEMCGMGSHPEEDLKVPISPRSAW
- a CDS encoding TIGR00645 family protein — protein: MERILENAMYASRWLLAPIYFGLSLGLLALALKFFQEVVHVLPNVFALSEADLILVILSLIDMSLVGGLLVMVMISGYENFVSQLDIDDSKEKLSWLGKMDSSSLKMKVAASIVAISSIHLLRVFMDAQNISTDYLMWYVIIHMTFVVSAFCMGYLDKLTKH